TTTCCATGTTGAGAAGAAACTCGCCGATTGACCGCGAGAGGCGTAAGTTTTCTCTATTCCTAAACCCTTTAATGTTGGGGGCTCAACCGGTAACACTCTGTTACCGGTTGAATTCTTTCCGCCGTTATTCTTTTCCGTTGCCAGTAACTTCTCACCGAATGCGCGTGAGTTGTCCAGGTGAATAATCGTGACTTCGTCGATCACCTCTTTGGTTTGTTGATGGGCGCAGAGGTGATAAAATGTGAGATAACTATTCTTATGTGATTCCCTAAGTCCTTTAATGTAGGGATGTCCTCCCGTGGTTGCATCGTGCAACCGCCGGACATTTGAACGCCTGGGTTTTTGTCCATCTGTTGCAAATATCTACCCATTTCGCGTGAAGCGTTGATATGAATGAGGCCTACGTCATCGACCGCCTGGCGGGTCAGGTTGTGGGCTTGAAGTAAATTGGTGAGTATCCGGGCTTAATCCCGAACCTCTTTCAGGTCTTTCAAAGACGCTGCCGCGTCAAGCGCTTGCTGCAAACGCCCGATCATGGCGTTGGCGGATTTCATCGACGTAGCGATTGAATACCACGTCCCCCACTTTTGCCAGCGTTTGCACGCGAGAGGCTAGATTGTAGTCAATCCCTAAGTCTTTTAATGTAGGGATGTCTGGTGGGGTAACACGTTGTGACTCCACCTCTTTTTGGTGTTGATTTCTCTCATCCCCTCGTGCGCCGTGTTGCTTTTCCATCTGTTGCAGATATTTACCCATTTCTCGCGATGCGTTGATATGGATGAGGCTTGCGTCATCGACCACCTGGCGGGTCAGGTTGTGCGCTTGAAGTAAATTGGTGAGTATCCGGGCTTAATCCCGAACCTCTTTCAGGTCTTTCAAAGACGCTGCCGCGTCAAGCGCTTGCTGCAAACGCCCGATCATGGCGTTGGCGGATTTCTTCGATGTAACGGTTGAATACCACGTCCCCCACTTTCGCCAGCGTTTGTACGCGGGACGCGAGCATCTTGTCAATTCCTAAGTCCTTTAATGTAGGAATATTCCCCGGCGGTTGCACGATGCAACCGCCGGACATTTGAACACCGGGACTCTTGTCTATCTGTTGCAGATATTTACCCATTTCGCGGGAAGCGTTGATATGCACGAGGCTTGCGTCATCGACCACCTGGCGGGTCAGATTGTGCGCTTGCAGCAAATTGGTCAGTATCCGGGCGTAGTCCCTGACCTCTTTCAGGTCTTTCAAAGACGCTGCCGCGTCAAGCGCCAGTTGCAAGCGCCCGATCATCGCGTTCGCATCCGGTATGGTGATTTGCTTTTTTTCGGGTATTGCTGGTGGTTCTGTTGCCCTGCGCCGCTCTTCACAATTGCCGTTGAATCCTTGCGCGTTCTGTTTCGCTTGTTTCCCACTCGCTCAAGACACTTTCAAGTGCCCGGCGATCTCCAGTCTTGGCGGCTTGGTTGATTGCATCTTGGGGCGCGATAGGTTCCATGCTTGGCGAGAAATTATCAGCAATGCGTCTCATAGTCATTGCAACTATCAGACGCGCTTCGCCTTTTTTCAGAATGTCAGGGACGGCTAAAGCGGCTAATTGGCTAATCGGTTCTTCATTACTGGACTGGTTTAGCCGTTTAGCCGTTTTAGCCAGGGTGTCAGGTTGAAATTTGAATTTCTCAGGAAGGTTCAGCATTGCATAACCTCCCATGCGTTTTGTCTTACGGCTCCATCTATCTTTAATCCTTCCCTTACTTTCGATATATATCTGTGGTCTTCGAGAACCTTGATTGCTGCAAGTGCGGTTTGCTTGTCTCGAATTGGACGCGGGCCGCTTTGGTAGACTTCGCTCAGATAGAAGGCTTTTCGACTATGCTGTTTTAACCACTCCAATAGGCGCTTTGCAAGCGTGATCTTTTCATCAATGACGTTTGCGCCATTCAAACGCGACGCTTCATTCAGGAAGTAACTCGCCAGTTGAATCCCCGTGAGCATGGCGTCTCGATTGATTTCCGCCACGCCCTGATAGACTGCGATTGCTCCGGCAAGTCTCAAGGCATGTTCAGGCGCTTTGTTTGCGAAGGCTCGCAGTTCACTTAGTTCACCATCGGGCGCAAGTTCGACTTCGATCATGTTGTAATATTCAATCCAGGGTTTCTTTGCAGATACATCAAGTTTTAACGCTTGGCGTTGGCTCGGTTCAATTGTTTCGCCTTTGATTAGAAGTGAACGGATTGTTTCGCAATAGCGCCGATATGAGGCGTCGTTCAACGGATTAAATTCACGATAGGTTCGAGTGCCGCAAGTGGATTCAGGAAAAGTAATCAGGCAGCGGCTAAGTAAGCCTTGGCTTTTAACTTCGTCATCGGCAAAGAGCGCCAATGCGATACGCGGCTGTAACATTAGACTCATTGATAGGCGCTTGTGTTGTAGAGTTATGATTCCGTCGCCTGCTCGGGCGCGGTTTATATCCCGTCCATTCCAAAGAGCGCTTAATCCGGCGGAAGTCTTGATCCGATTGTCTGGATTCATGGCGTGACCGTGAATAAAGCGCCCGCCTTCGTCAGAGAAAATTCCAGCGGACTCACAACCATTCGCAAAGTGAATGATTAGGCCTTCATATGTTGGCTCTTCAAGCAAAATATGAGGCGGTTTCGGTTTATCCGGCGGTGCTTCAAGGTCATTAAGTGCTTGCCTTTTTTCCGCCAATGAGGTCTTCTTTGCGCCGATTGCTTCACTCTTGGCTTTCTCGAATAGTTCGAGTTCAACTACATATTTTGAAATGTCATCTTGATACGCTGTCAGTTTTTCACGCTCAAACTCTCGAACAGGATTTAAAGTTAGTTCATCAACTGCGCTCTTGCGTTCGCCCGTATCGCCGACGGCTACGAAAAAGTTACTCGTTGGGGTGGTGCGCCCGTCATTTTGGATATCTGCTATTGCTTGAGCGGCAAGCGTGACGCTTGCAATGACGCTTGTTGCACAGAGCGCAAGAGGCGCTTGTGTCGCTTGGTAAATGGCGTTGATAGCCGATGCGAGTTCTTCAGGCATTTGGTCAATCGGGAAAGGTTGTGAAGGTTCCGTTTCGCGTTGGAGCGGTAACGGTTGGAATTCAATCACTTCGACCGTCTCCATCGGCTCCCACTCTGGCGCTTCATCGACAAGCCTATGCAATTCGTCAATTGCTCCGCCCGAGTCGAGCCAATCTGAAACGTCACCTTTCGGCGGCAAACCAGGCAATCGTACAATTTTCACGCTTGCCGCTTTACCATAGAGTGACATGGCTACTTGTTGCGCGTGATCTATTCCAGGCTTGTCATTGTCCGGCAAGATTACAACTTGTCGGCTTTCGAACACTTTAAGCGAATCGGCGTCAATTAAATGCCACTTGCCAGCGCCGCCAGGGTTACAAGTTGCATATAGATCGTGATCGACAAGGGCGTGAACGTCGCGTTCACCTTCGACGATATGAATGGTTTCGCCTTTGGGCGCTTCGAGCAATTCAGTTAGCCGATAGAGAACACGCTTGACGCCATTAAGATTCCAAAGCCAGCCGCCGGAACCGTTGTGTCTTCGTTGACGAAAGTCTTTTGGTTCATATCGAACAACCTGAAAGAGCAATTTGCCGCGTTCGTCTTTATAATCATACGTCGCGTTAATTGAACGCTTGCCATTTCCCGAAGAATTCGGCTTTGGCATTTCAATCCTTGTGTTTTGACCATTCAATTTGTGGCGCCAACCGCCCGCGCTGTCGATTCGTTTTTCAGATTCAACTTTTGTGCAAACAACGGCGTTTTCATCCGGCATGTAATAGCCGCCGCAACGAGACCCAGATTCACGCGACAAGCCTTGATGACCGCCGCATATTGGGCAAGGAGTTGCGTTAGAAAAACGCTTGATTCCATTACTGCTTTGATTTATACTAAACATGTGTTCATTGCTGGGCATGATGAACCTTACCTTTGCCCCTGTTGCAGCAGGGGCTTTGTTTTTTCTGCCATATCCATAATCCAGGGCTATAGGTAACATGCGTGAAAAGTTATCATTTGTGTTCATTTTTCCCATGTCGATTGTTTTTTATGGTCATCAATCCAATGGTGAAGATCGCAAATGTCGTAGCGAACGCAACGTCGTGAAATACTGACAAAGGGCGGTCCATCGCCTCTTTGGCGCCAACATTCGAGCGTTCTTGGCTCAACCCCTATCAGGTCAGCGGCTTGGGTAGTGCTTAATAGTGATTTATTAGGTTCCATTGATTCTCTCCGTTTGATGATGTGAATTACACGCTTTTAACGTGCTATGCATCATTAAACAGAGTGAGATAGAAAATTTTGAAAAATGGGTTTTTGGAAACTATGGAAATTACGAAGCAAGAAAAAGCAAAAGAACAAGATAGGGCATTTACGATAATTTTTGAGTGGATACTACTCAAAATTGAGTGCAGAATGACTAAGTATGATATGGTTTTGAATGGATTTTCAGTAATATGAGTGGTTTTTGAATCGGTTTGATTAATTCCTAACCAGTTGCATCGCACAACCAGTTGAATTCAAGCAATAGATGACTCTATGTACTTAACAAGTTCCCTTCGTTTAAAACATTTCACGATACTTGTGAGCGGTAATTCTGCAAATTCCTAAATCCTTATTTCTTAGTATGCTTTCAGGCGGTAACAACTTGTTACCGCCTGGATAAGTTTCCTTAAAACGAAGCCTATTTTAAGGTAAGAAAATACACACCGTGTTAGCTATTTGTTAGCTTGTATATTATAGAAAGAGGGAGATTGGCAGGTAAGTTATTATTATTCAATGAGCTGGCGAAGGGATTCGAACCCGCGACCTGCTGATTACAAATCAGCTGCTCTACCAACTGAGCTACGCCAGCGTCATGAATACGTTTTTATCAGCGGAATATCATACTCAGTGTTGGGGCTTCATGCAAGAATCACGCACTAAACTTAGTTGCATTCGCCGGGAACTATCTAAATCATATTTGATTGTTCGCTGAGTAAGGCACGGGTACAACTCTTCTCACTTCAGGGCGGGCTATTAGGCCCTTTTGCACAGGCGGCTTCGAGTCAAGTTTAATCGCCGTTTGACGACTCTAACACACAAACTGCTTCTTCGGCGAACAGGTTCGGCGCGGTATTCATTCGCTTTCCATTACGGATAAACACCGATTGCGAAATATGAAATCCTTCGCTGTCGCAAAAACGGAAAAAATCGCGGACCGTGAAAAAGTGCAAATTGGGCGTTTCCCACCAATCAAAGGGAAGCGCTCGCGTGATCGGCGAGCGTCCGTAAAGCATCAACTGAACACGCACCGACCAGTATCCAAAATTGGGGAAACTCACAACACATTGCTTACCAACCCGCAACATCTCTTTGATGACCAAACTTGGATGGCGGACTTCTTGCAGCGTATCGGTCAACAACACGTAATCAAACGACTTGTCGGGAAAATCAGCCAGGCCTTCGTCGATGTCGCCGTGAAAAACGGTCAGGCCTTTGCTGATGCACTTGTAGACTTTTCCTTGCGCCACTTCGACGCCGGTGCCCTGCGCCTTGTTTTTCCTCTTTAGCAGTTCAAGCAATTGGCCTTCGCCGCAGCCCAGGTCTAACACCTTGGCGCCTTGGTTAACCAAATCGCTGATGACTTCGTGTTCATACCGGACGATTTGCTCCAGATATTCTTTTTCTTCTTCCGTCATGATTTATTCGCGGTCCTCCCAGGCATAGCGCAGAAAATCGCGGATCAAGCCTGTTTCCTGATCGCATTCCAAAAGGAAGGCGTCGTGACCATAGTCGGATGTGATTTCGCAATAGCTCACTTGCTTTGCGTTGCGTTTTAATGCGCTGACCACCTCGCGCGACTGATAGGGAGGATAGAGCCAATCGCTGCTGAACGACAAGATCAAAAAGCGCGCTTGAACGTCGCGCAATGCGGCGGTCAGCGACTCGTGGCCTTGCGAGAGGTCAAAATAATCGAGCGCTTTGGTGATATATAAGTAACTGTTGGCGTCAAAACGCTGCGTGAACGTCAACCCTTGATGACGCAGATAACTTTCGACCTGAAAATCCATCAGCATTTCAAAACTTGGCTCCAAGCGGTCTTGCAGTTTGCGGCCAAATTTTTCGTGCATGGACTTATCGCTGAGATAACTGATGTGCCCCACCATACGCGCCACCGCAAGCCCGTTGCGCGGCGGTTCGCCGTCGTAATAATCGCCGTTGTTCCAATGAGGGTCGGAAATAATCGCCTGGCGCCCGACTTCGTTGAGCGCGATGTTTTGCGCCGAATGCACCCACGTGGTCGCAATCGGGATCACCGTCTGCACCATGTCGGGATAGGTCACCGACCATTGCAGCGCCTGCATGCCGCCCATCGAGCCGCCGGTGACGCAGAACAATTTTTTGATGCCTAAACTTTCGACCAACCGTTTTTGCGCCCGCGCCATGTCGCGAATGGTGATAATGGGGAACTTCAATCCGTAGGGTTTTCCGGTTTCAGGATTTTCAGAGCCGGGGCCAGTTGAACCCAAACATCCACCGATGCAATTCGACGAGATAATAAAATAGCGGTCGGTGTCGAAAGCCTTACCCGGGCCGATAAAAGTATCCCACCAACCGGGTTTGCGGTCGTCTTCTTTGTAGCGCCCGGCGGCGTGATGGTCCATCGACAGTGGATGCAAGACAAGTATCGCATTGTCTTTGGCGGCGTTGAGTTCACCGTAGGTTTCATACGCCAGCGTGATCGGCCCCAGGCTGCGGCCGCAATCAAGCGGCATTGCGTCAGGCCGTTCAAATAGGGTGATGAACTTTTCTTCGACAACCCCAACGGAGCGGGTTTCTTCGGGAATTTTAGTGCTGCTCATGGGTTATTGAGCCTACTCAAAATGATAATGGGGATCGAGGGAAGGCGGTATGCCGTCCCGGCCGATCCCCAAGGAATAATCGTAGCCGAACATACAAAAAAATGAAACAGACGCCAACCTTACAGTCAGCGCCGGATCATTAAATTTTTGCGAGCGCCTGGTCCAGATCGGCGATCAAATCGTCAGCATTTTCGATGCCGACCGACAAACGCACATAGTCAGGCGTTACGCCCGTCAAGGCTTGTTCATCTTCGGTCAACTGTTGGTGGGTGGTGCTGGCCGGGTGAATAATCAACGACTTGGCGTCGCCAATGTTGGCCAGGTGCGAGAAGATTTCGATGTTGTCGATCAATTTCTTGCCCGCTTCGATGCCGCCCTTCACGCCAAAGCCCAACAACGCGCCAAACAAGCCGCGGTAGTGATATTTCTTCGCGGTTGCATAAGACGGATGGTCGGATAGACCGGGGTAATTGACCCAGTTGACTTTGCTGTGTCCTTTGAGGAACTCGGCGATCTTCATGGCGTTTTCGCTATGACGCTCCATGCGCAGGTGCAAAGTTTCGAGGCCTTGCAAGAACATGAACGCATTGAACGGCGACATGGCAGCGCCAGTGTCGCGCAGCAATTGCACACGCGCTTTGATGCCGAACGCGACGTTGCCCATGCCGGGGAAGTCGGCGAAGGTTTCCCAAATGTTGAGGCCGTGATAACTGGGGTCTGGCTCAGAGAACATAGGGAACTTGCCGTTGCCCCAATTGAACTTGCCGCCGTCAATGATGATGCCGCCGATGGAGGTGCCGTGACCGCCGATGAACTTTGTGGTCGAGTGCATAACGATATCGCAGCCGTGGTCCATCGGTTTCACCAGGAACGGCGTCGCGGCGGTATTGTCAACAATAAGCGGGACGCCGTTTTCATGGGCGACGTCAGCCACCGCTTTAATATCCAGCGTATCCAGTTTGGGGTTGCCCAAGGTTTCGGCGAAGATCGCCTTGGTTTTGGGCGTGATCGCTTTTTTGAAGTTTTCGATGTCGCCCGGTTCGCAGAAGTTCACCTTGATGCCCATTTTCGGCAGGGTGTAATGGAACAGGTTGTAGGTCCCGCCGTAGAGGCTGGTCGAGGCGAGAATCTCGTCGCCAGCGTGGGCCAGATTGAGGCAGATCAACGTACAGGCCGCCTGGCCGGACGCGACTGCAAGAGCGCATGAACCACCTTCTAACCCCGCAAGGCGCTTTTCGAGCACATCGGTGGTGGGGTTCATGATGCGGGTATAGATATTGCCGAATTCTTTCAAGCCAAACAAATTGGCTGCGTGTTCCGTGCTGTTGAATACATAGGATGTTGTTTGATAGATCGGCACCGCGCGCGCATTGGTTGCGGGATCGGGTACTTGGCCGCCATGCAGGGCGACGGTTTCAAACCGTTGAGGCTGATCGTTCATCCTTTCCTCTCCTTAAAAAGCAAAGTCCGTTGTCTTTCCGCCGACCATCGTCAAGGCGGAAGGCTAGACATTATCGCCGAATTTGTGTGGATCGAAAGCCTTGGCTCAGGCCATCGCCAGAACGCAGTTCATACTCGCAACGTAATGTCTACAAATAGTATAGACGATCCACCGAAGACTCAACACTGCTTGAGACATTTTTGGTATATTCTTGATCTTATTTTAGATTGCGACCTCCGCTCTGGGAGAACCTGCCTACCGCAGGCAGAGGCGGAGGATTATGAGGGTTAAATCTGGCGGGCTGCTTCGCGAGCCCACCAGGCTTCTCTCAACCCAGTAGGATAGGCCGCCGTGATCCCCCCAGGTGATTATGAAACCAATCCCGTCGCGGTGAATGCCCCCCTTAAAAAAAAGGGGGGGAGGGCGTCGAAGACGCCGGGGGGATTCGGGCGCGAAGCGTTTTCTTTTCACGCGGCTCACCAGGAGGTTCGCCCTCCCCAGATCATTCGAAATATTGGTGGGCTATTATCTACCGCTAATGATGATTGAAATATTGCATGGTGGGCTGCTTCGCGAGCCCACCCTACCAGGCAGGGCGGCAAGCCAAGACGACGCGTTAGCGCTAGGGGGGATTAGACAGGAGCGCGAGTATCTATAACTCGCATCGGTGAATGCCGTTGTGGACAACGGCGCTCCCAGGAAATTGGCTTTTCGATGGCAGGGTAGCAAGCCAAGGCCGCTTAGCGGGCAACCCTTGAATGCAATTGAGCGAAACGGAATCGAGCGGGCTGTGGGAGGGCGAGGCTCCCGCCGAGCCGCGAGAATACGAAACACTTTCTGCGCAAGAGGCCTAATATGCGCCTTTGCCAAATAAGACCACGGGGACGGTTTTCAGCAGGATAATCAAGTCAAACAGCAGCGATTGGTTTTGAATATAATAAAAGTCGTATTCTAAATTGGAGTGCAGCGGCAAATCTTTGCGCCCGCTGATTTGCCATAACCCGGTAATGCCCGGCAAGACCGACAGGCGCTGGCGTTGCCAGGGTTCATACGAACTCACAATGAACGGCATCTCAGGCCGCGGCCCGACCATACTCATCTCGCCTTTAAACACGTTCCACAATTGCGGCAGTTCATCCAAACTGGTGCGGCGAAGAATGCGCCCAATCATCGGCAACACGCGCGGGTCGTCCTTACGGATAGGCGCTTCCTGATATTCATTCACGTTGCGGAACATGGTGCGAAATTTATACATAATGAAGGGATTGCCGTCTTTGCCGATGCGCTCGTGACGGAAAATAGACGGCCCGCTCGAACACAGGCGAATCATCAAACAAATGATCGGAAAAAACGGCGCCGCCATCAATAGTAACGCGCCCGCACAGAAAAAATCCAAACTACGCTTGCAGGTTTGTTCAAAGGGAGAGAGTTGGCGTTTACGCAACGCCTTAAAGGGTATGTCATCCACGCTGTCAAACAAGGCGCGGTCGGTAATCATACCAAACATATCGGTGAGAATGTTAAATTGGCGCACGCTGGTTTGTTCGCCGCACGAAACCACCAAGTTGAGTAGGTCGCGTTTTTCCATGCGCGAGTCAGCGAAAAAGACCTCGTCAATCACCAGCGTATTCGACCATTCCGGCAACTCCGCCGAAACGCCCAACACCGGACAATCTTTAATCGTCTCGCCGATGTCGTGCTCATCGGTCAGCAGCCCCAAGACTTCGTATTTGCCTTGCGGTTGGGTGCGCAGGCTTTGAATCACGCGGCCCGCCGGCTCGCCGTCGCCCACCACCAGCGCGCGGATGCGGCCGATGCCTTCCTCAAACATTTTCTTTTCGAGAAAACTCCAAGTCATGCGCGAGGCGACGATCAAAAAAAACGCCAGCGCCGCCGACAAAATCAACACCGCGCGGCCCGGGTCGAGTTCCTTCAACAAAAAGGCGACCGCCATCGAGGTAATCATAAACAAGAAGACCATCTTGACGATGTTGGTCAATTCATCGAGCGCGGCGCTGAGATACTGGCGCCGATAGAGATCGAGCGAGGCGCAGATCAACACCCACACCGAGACAATCACGGGCAAGGCGTATAAATAATTCGCAAACGGGTTCAGGGGTTTTTGTAAAAAGTCGGGCAGGAAATCAAGCGTTGGAAACACATACGCGCGAATACCGTACGCCGCCACCCAGGCAATCGACGCCATCATTGCGTCAGTGAATACCAGGATGCCGACCCGAAACGTAAATAAGATGTTGCCTAACAAATAGCGTTTCCACAGGCGTCCCGGCTCCAGACTCAAACGCCAGAGCCACTCCATCCCGGCTTTTCGCATCCACACGGGAGCGCGCTTAATGTCTTTCGCGGAATAATCGAGCAGCCCGCCGACACCCCACGCCACAGGGACGCCCAAGTCTTTCAAATTTTTCTGGATCCACAATTCTTGTTTGGGGGCGCCCATGCCGACGATTAAGATATCGGCGTTAGACTCGCGCACCTGAGCGATGACGTCCGCTTCTTCCTCTGCAGAAAAAAAGCCGTGATGATGACCGACGATTTGTAATTTGGGGTGTTTGCGCTGAAAATCATCCGCCGCCCGTCCAGCCACGCCCGGCTCGCCGCCCAGCAGATAAATGCGATGGCCTTTGTTTTCAGCGCGGCGGCAAAATTCGGGCAGCAGGTCGTTCGCATTCAGGCGTTCCGGCAGTGGATGCCCGAACAATCGCGACGCCCACACCACGCCCATCCCGTCAGCGTAGACCAAGTCCGAATCCGCGATGCTATCACGGTAAGCGCGGTCTGACCAACATTTATTGAGACAGTCGGCGTTTAGATACGCGATCTGATGCGGCGTTTTTGCCGTCACGTAATCATCAATCCGCCTTAAAAATTCCTCTGCGGTTAGCGGGTCGATATCAATGCCAAGCAGGCGGCTGCGCACGTTCTTGTTCTTTCAACTAGTTTGTTTGGTCCCTCATTTTGGAACCGTAGTATATAATGCTTCGATGAGGGGTGAAGCGGCAAGCGGAGATGATCCTGTGAAAATCCTTGACTCAACGCCCCTGTCAGGTAAGATGTTATAGCTGTGTAGAGGCTAGAAGTCATAATAGGACGGCGCCCAACAACGCCGTAAAACGGCCCGGGAACCTTCCAGCCGTCCAACCGTCCTCTCTAGCAAGGAGAAAAAACAATGCCTTGGAACATGGGCCCTTGGGAATTGGCCATTATACTCGTGATCGTCTTGTTGCTTTTCGGCGCTAAGCGCCTGCCTGAAATGGGCAAATCACTCGGCACGGGAATTCGCGAATTCAAAAAGTCGATCAGCGCCATTAACGAAGACGACAGCGAAAAGAAAGAGTCTGAAAAAGACGCCGCAAAGATCGAAGAGAACAAAGAAGCCTAATCTTCGTCTTTGAATGACAACAAACACAAAAAACCCCTGAGGCGCTTTTAAGCAACGACCTTGGGGGTTTTTCGTCTCTTCGTATATGCAAAACGCTATTAGCGCTTCACGCAGGAGTGCTGATAGGCGATGATGATCGCGCTTAAGGTTTGAGGTTGCTGGCATGGGCATGAAAATTCAGACGCAGCAGATCGGCGACGTGGCGGTTTT
The sequence above is a segment of the Candidatus Hinthialibacter antarcticus genome. Coding sequences within it:
- a CDS encoding exopolysaccharide biosynthesis polyprenyl glycosylphosphotransferase; translation: MRSRLLGIDIDPLTAEEFLRRIDDYVTAKTPHQIAYLNADCLNKCWSDRAYRDSIADSDLVYADGMGVVWASRLFGHPLPERLNANDLLPEFCRRAENKGHRIYLLGGEPGVAGRAADDFQRKHPKLQIVGHHHGFFSAEEEADVIAQVRESNADILIVGMGAPKQELWIQKNLKDLGVPVAWGVGGLLDYSAKDIKRAPVWMRKAGMEWLWRLSLEPGRLWKRYLLGNILFTFRVGILVFTDAMMASIAWVAAYGIRAYVFPTLDFLPDFLQKPLNPFANYLYALPVIVSVWVLICASLDLYRRQYLSAALDELTNIVKMVFLFMITSMAVAFLLKELDPGRAVLILSAALAFFLIVASRMTWSFLEKKMFEEGIGRIRALVVGDGEPAGRVIQSLRTQPQGKYEVLGLLTDEHDIGETIKDCPVLGVSAELPEWSNTLVIDEVFFADSRMEKRDLLNLVVSCGEQTSVRQFNILTDMFGMITDRALFDSVDDIPFKALRKRQLSPFEQTCKRSLDFFCAGALLLMAAPFFPIICLMIRLCSSGPSIFRHERIGKDGNPFIMYKFRTMFRNVNEYQEAPIRKDDPRVLPMIGRILRRTSLDELPQLWNVFKGEMSMVGPRPEMPFIVSSYEPWQRQRLSVLPGITGLWQISGRKDLPLHSNLEYDFYYIQNQSLLFDLIILLKTVPVVLFGKGAY
- a CDS encoding homoserine O-acetyltransferase, whose amino-acid sequence is MSSTKIPEETRSVGVVEEKFITLFERPDAMPLDCGRSLGPITLAYETYGELNAAKDNAILVLHPLSMDHHAAGRYKEDDRKPGWWDTFIGPGKAFDTDRYFIISSNCIGGCLGSTGPGSENPETGKPYGLKFPIITIRDMARAQKRLVESLGIKKLFCVTGGSMGGMQALQWSVTYPDMVQTVIPIATTWVHSAQNIALNEVGRQAIISDPHWNNGDYYDGEPPRNGLAVARMVGHISYLSDKSMHEKFGRKLQDRLEPSFEMLMDFQVESYLRHQGLTFTQRFDANSYLYITKALDYFDLSQGHESLTAALRDVQARFLILSFSSDWLYPPYQSREVVSALKRNAKQVSYCEITSDYGHDAFLLECDQETGLIRDFLRYAWEDRE
- the tatA gene encoding twin-arginine translocase TatA/TatE family subunit translates to MPWNMGPWELAIILVIVLLLFGAKRLPEMGKSLGTGIREFKKSISAINEDDSEKKESEKDAAKIEENKEA
- a CDS encoding O-acetylhomoserine aminocarboxypropyltransferase/cysteine synthase, which codes for MNDQPQRFETVALHGGQVPDPATNARAVPIYQTTSYVFNSTEHAANLFGLKEFGNIYTRIMNPTTDVLEKRLAGLEGGSCALAVASGQAACTLICLNLAHAGDEILASTSLYGGTYNLFHYTLPKMGIKVNFCEPGDIENFKKAITPKTKAIFAETLGNPKLDTLDIKAVADVAHENGVPLIVDNTAATPFLVKPMDHGCDIVMHSTTKFIGGHGTSIGGIIIDGGKFNWGNGKFPMFSEPDPSYHGLNIWETFADFPGMGNVAFGIKARVQLLRDTGAAMSPFNAFMFLQGLETLHLRMERHSENAMKIAEFLKGHSKVNWVNYPGLSDHPSYATAKKYHYRGLFGALLGFGVKGGIEAGKKLIDNIEIFSHLANIGDAKSLIIHPASTTHQQLTEDEQALTGVTPDYVRLSVGIENADDLIADLDQALAKI
- the metW gene encoding methionine biosynthesis protein MetW — its product is MTEEEKEYLEQIVRYEHEVISDLVNQGAKVLDLGCGEGQLLELLKRKNKAQGTGVEVAQGKVYKCISKGLTVFHGDIDEGLADFPDKSFDYVLLTDTLQEVRHPSLVIKEMLRVGKQCVVSFPNFGYWSVRVQLMLYGRSPITRALPFDWWETPNLHFFTVRDFFRFCDSEGFHISQSVFIRNGKRMNTAPNLFAEEAVCVLESSNGD
- a CDS encoding DUF3987 domain-containing protein, which translates into the protein MGKMNTNDNFSRMLPIALDYGYGRKNKAPAATGAKVRFIMPSNEHMFSINQSSNGIKRFSNATPCPICGGHQGLSRESGSRCGGYYMPDENAVVCTKVESEKRIDSAGGWRHKLNGQNTRIEMPKPNSSGNGKRSINATYDYKDERGKLLFQVVRYEPKDFRQRRHNGSGGWLWNLNGVKRVLYRLTELLEAPKGETIHIVEGERDVHALVDHDLYATCNPGGAGKWHLIDADSLKVFESRQVVILPDNDKPGIDHAQQVAMSLYGKAASVKIVRLPGLPPKGDVSDWLDSGGAIDELHRLVDEAPEWEPMETVEVIEFQPLPLQRETEPSQPFPIDQMPEELASAINAIYQATQAPLALCATSVIASVTLAAQAIADIQNDGRTTPTSNFFVAVGDTGERKSAVDELTLNPVREFEREKLTAYQDDISKYVVELELFEKAKSEAIGAKKTSLAEKRQALNDLEAPPDKPKPPHILLEEPTYEGLIIHFANGCESAGIFSDEGGRFIHGHAMNPDNRIKTSAGLSALWNGRDINRARAGDGIITLQHKRLSMSLMLQPRIALALFADDEVKSQGLLSRCLITFPESTCGTRTYREFNPLNDASYRRYCETIRSLLIKGETIEPSQRQALKLDVSAKKPWIEYYNMIEVELAPDGELSELRAFANKAPEHALRLAGAIAVYQGVAEINRDAMLTGIQLASYFLNEASRLNGANVIDEKITLAKRLLEWLKQHSRKAFYLSEVYQSGPRPIRDKQTALAAIKVLEDHRYISKVREGLKIDGAVRQNAWEVMQC
- a CDS encoding helix-turn-helix domain-containing protein, translating into MEPNKSLLSTTQAADLIGVEPRTLECWRQRGDGPPFVSISRRCVRYDICDLHHWIDDHKKQSTWEK